A part of Carettochelys insculpta isolate YL-2023 chromosome 1, ASM3395843v1, whole genome shotgun sequence genomic DNA contains:
- the LOC142002366 gene encoding olfactory receptor 52E8-like, with protein sequence MSDFNTTDLTNPSTFILLGIPGLEAAHGWISIPFCIMYFIDILGNFAILFIVKREPSLHEPMYYFLCMLSTSDLILSTSTMPKTLSIFWFNIGEINFNACLTQMFFIHCFLAMGSGIFVAMALDRYVAICDPLRHSMVLTNPVVAKIGLAVALRSSILALPTPFLARWWPYCRANIISHTHCEHMAVVKLACADTRISSYYGLSAAFLVTGLDVIFIALSYSQILRAVFSLPTKDSQIKTFGTCGSHLCSILAFYIPALFSFITHRFGHNVPLLFHVLLANTYLLVPPMLNPIIYGVRTRQIRHRLLHLFAPKET encoded by the coding sequence ATGTCAGATTTCAACACAACTGACCtcaccaacccctccaccttcatcctgctgggcattcctggcctggaggcagCTCATGGATGGATTTCCATCCCCTTCTGCATAATGTACTTCATAGACATCCTGGGGAACTTCGCTATCCTGTTCATTGTGAAGAGGGAGCCGAGTCTCCATGaacccatgtactatttcctctgcatgctgtccACCAGCGACTTGATCCTGTCCACATCCACCATGCCAAAAACtctgagcatcttctggttcaataTCGGGGAGATCaatttcaatgcctgcctcacccagatgttcttcattCACTGCTTCTTAGCGATGGGGTCTGGGATCTTCGTAGCGATGGCTTTggatcgctacgtggccatatgtgaTCCCCTGAGACATTCTATGGTCCTCACAAATCCAGTGGTAGCCAAGATCGGTCTGGCCGTGGCACTGCGCAGCAGCATTCTTGCATTGCCCACTCCCTTCCTGGCAAGATGGTGGCCATATTGCAGAGCCAACATTATCTCCCATACGCACTGCGAGCACATGGCTGTGGTGAAGCTGGCTTGCGCCGACACCCGCATCAGTAGTTACTACGGTCTCTCTGCAGCGTTCTTAGTGACTGGACTGGATGTAATTTTTATTGCTCTGTCCTATTCCCAGATCCTCAGGGCCGTCTTCAGCCTCCCCACAAAGGACAGCCAGATCAAGACTTTTGGGACATGTGGCTCCCACCTCTGTTCCATTTTAGCCTTTTACATCCCAGCTCTCTTCTCCTTCATTACTCACCGGTTTGGCCACAACGTGCCCTTGCTTTTCCACGTGCTCTTAGCCAACACGTACCTCCTGGTGCCACCCATGttaaaccccatcatctatggggtgagGACCAGACAGATCCGGCATAGGTTGCTCCATCTCTTTGCTCCTAAAGAGACATAA